The following are encoded together in the Adhaeribacter arboris genome:
- a CDS encoding peptidylprolyl isomerase codes for MKYYYFLLIYLFCTSCHKPGQQSSSLSGNKFNDATLRAIYTAQDEWQTSTLLPYLSHTDARYRQEAAQAFASVQDSQAIAPLTSLLTDPEPNVRRAAAYALGQTGKHAVEETLLAAIEKEPAVAVKAELLEALGKCATQKGLEALVKFDFSDPIVQAGQAWGIYRTHSRQLQYETAIPKVVSLLSTPNPETRLAASHFLARTSKLDLTPHTAAILTAVQIDPTPEVRMAAALALSKAKSVNLLEELAGIIETEPDYRVRLNALRAFNNLEWLQVKPIVWRALSDKNINVALTAAELISTKATPEAAPELLQKAEQTLRWRVRANLLATAMKLHPDKKQVLSSIQERYQQTNNVYEKAALLSAAAKDIAGANLVEQEIIAAQIPVIRTYGIEALAQLRSEKTFPAKQKKHFASLFQRVISSGDIAAVGITAGVLRQPELNFKAEYADIRFLKEALNKLVLPRDNEAYQEISKTVAYLEGKPEPAAPQNPFSHAIDWTLVQSIPADQKVSIQTTRGELVLQLFVEQAPGTVANFVQLAHTGFFNNKNFHRVVPNFVIQGGDPRGDGWGGTDYAIRSEFANLRYREGFVGMASAGKDTESCQWFITHSPTPHLDGRYSIFAKVVKGLEVLPLLEVGDKIMEVKIL; via the coding sequence ATGAAATACTATTACTTTCTGCTGATTTACTTATTTTGTACGAGCTGCCACAAACCAGGCCAGCAAAGTTCTTCTCTTTCGGGCAATAAATTTAACGATGCTACTTTACGCGCTATTTACACCGCGCAAGACGAATGGCAAACCTCTACTTTGTTACCCTATTTATCGCACACCGATGCTCGTTACCGGCAAGAAGCAGCTCAAGCATTTGCTTCTGTGCAGGATTCGCAGGCTATTGCCCCGCTTACCAGCTTACTTACCGACCCAGAGCCAAACGTTCGGCGAGCGGCAGCTTATGCTTTAGGGCAAACCGGAAAACACGCCGTGGAAGAAACTTTACTAGCGGCCATTGAGAAAGAACCTGCGGTGGCAGTTAAAGCCGAACTGCTAGAAGCTCTGGGTAAATGCGCCACCCAAAAAGGCTTAGAAGCTTTAGTGAAATTTGATTTTTCTGACCCAATAGTTCAAGCAGGACAAGCCTGGGGCATTTACCGAACCCATTCCCGACAATTACAATACGAAACAGCCATTCCTAAAGTAGTCAGTTTACTAAGTACCCCTAACCCGGAAACCCGACTGGCAGCCAGCCATTTTCTGGCCCGAACGTCAAAATTAGATTTAACCCCGCACACCGCAGCTATTTTAACCGCCGTCCAAATTGATCCGACCCCAGAGGTACGTATGGCCGCAGCGTTGGCTTTAAGTAAGGCCAAATCCGTTAATTTACTCGAAGAGTTAGCCGGAATTATCGAAACCGAGCCAGATTACCGGGTGCGGTTGAATGCGCTTCGGGCTTTTAATAATTTAGAATGGCTTCAGGTAAAACCAATTGTATGGCGCGCTTTAAGCGATAAAAATATAAATGTGGCCCTTACCGCCGCCGAACTTATCTCTACCAAAGCTACTCCCGAAGCGGCACCCGAACTTTTGCAGAAAGCTGAACAAACACTACGCTGGCGGGTACGCGCTAATTTGCTGGCAACAGCCATGAAACTGCATCCGGATAAAAAACAAGTTTTAAGCAGCATTCAGGAAAGGTATCAACAAACCAATAATGTTTACGAAAAAGCGGCTTTGCTTAGCGCGGCGGCAAAAGATATAGCGGGTGCAAATTTGGTGGAGCAAGAAATTATTGCCGCTCAAATACCCGTTATCCGCACCTACGGTATAGAAGCCTTAGCTCAATTACGCAGCGAAAAAACTTTCCCGGCGAAACAAAAGAAGCATTTTGCCAGCCTTTTTCAGCGGGTAATTTCCTCCGGTGATATTGCCGCGGTGGGAATAACGGCGGGTGTTCTTCGGCAACCCGAATTAAATTTTAAAGCGGAATACGCGGATATACGTTTTTTAAAAGAGGCCTTGAACAAATTAGTGCTACCCCGTGATAATGAAGCTTACCAGGAAATTTCGAAAACCGTAGCTTATTTGGAAGGTAAACCAGAACCTGCAGCTCCTCAAAATCCTTTTTCGCACGCAATTGACTGGACTTTAGTGCAAAGCATACCCGCCGACCAAAAAGTTAGTATTCAAACTACCCGGGGCGAACTGGTGCTGCAATTATTTGTGGAGCAAGCTCCGGGTACGGTGGCTAATTTTGTGCAACTGGCGCATACCGGTTTCTTTAACAACAAAAACTTTCACCGGGTAGTACCTAATTTTGTTATCCAAGGCGGCGACCCGCGCGGCGATGGTTGGGGCGGTACCGATTACGCTATTCGCTCGGAGTTTGCCAATCTGCGTTATCGCGAAGGCTTTGTTGGGATGGCCTCGGCGGGTAAAGATACCGAGAGCTGTCAGTGGTTTATTACGCATTCCCCTACCCCGCACCTCGACGGCCGCTATTCTATTTTCGCAAAAGTAGTTAAAGGTTTAGAAGTGTTACCTTTACTGGAAGTAGGAGATAAAATAATGGAGGTAAAAATATTGTAG
- a CDS encoding YceI family protein, with protein sequence MKKTLLSVAVVASLFFANAASAQTLAYAAKTTKAAKAATVYKVETSQSNLEWNGKKVTGEHTGNIAISKGDILVNGNRIVSGTVLIDMNSITNKDLTDDGYKQKLLGHLKSEDFFSTEKHPTGTFKITSVTPIKGAATGAANATVNGDLTIKGITKPISFPATVGVKDGVATAIGTATLDRTKWDIKYNSKSFFPNIADKAIYDDFTVKFNLVAKK encoded by the coding sequence ATGAAAAAAACATTATTATCTGTTGCGGTTGTAGCCAGCTTATTTTTTGCCAATGCTGCTTCGGCGCAAACTTTAGCTTATGCTGCTAAAACTACCAAAGCCGCGAAAGCAGCTACGGTTTACAAAGTAGAAACTTCGCAAAGTAACCTGGAGTGGAATGGTAAAAAGGTTACCGGCGAACATACCGGCAATATTGCTATCTCTAAAGGAGATATTTTAGTAAACGGAAATAGAATTGTGAGCGGTACCGTTTTAATCGACATGAATTCTATCACCAATAAAGATTTGACCGACGATGGTTATAAGCAAAAATTGTTGGGTCACTTAAAATCAGAAGATTTCTTTTCGACGGAAAAACACCCGACCGGAACGTTTAAAATTACCAGCGTAACTCCAATTAAAGGGGCAGCAACTGGAGCCGCAAATGCTACTGTAAACGGCGATTTAACTATTAAAGGCATTACCAAACCTATTTCCTTCCCGGCAACTGTTGGCGTGAAAGACGGGGTGGCTACCGCCATTGGTACGGCTACTTTAGACCGGACCAAGTGGGATATTAAATATAACTCAAAAAGCTTCTTCCCCAATATTGCCGATAAGGCCATTTACGACGACTTTACCGTTAAATTTAATTTAGTAGCGAAGAAATAA